AGTGCGGGCGCGGATTGAGGCGCTGGGGCCGGTGAATGCGCAGGCCAACGAAGAATACGAGGAAGCGCAGCAGCGGCACGACTTCCTGAGCGCGCAGCGGCAGGACCTGCTGGACTCGATCCGGGACACCGAAAGGGCGATTCAGGATATCGACGTGATCTCGCGGCAGAAATTCGCGGAGGCGTTCGAGGCCATCAACGGCAACTTCCGGGTGGCCTTCCAGACGCTGTTCGGCGGCGGCACGGGCGAGATGCGGCTCACCGACGCGGAGAACATCAACGAGTCGGGAATCGACATTGTGGCCTCGCCTCCGGGCAAGAAGCTGCAGAATGTGCTGCTGCTTTCGGGCGGTGAGAAGGCACTGGCTGCGGTGGCGCTGCTGATGGCAATCTTCCGTTATCAGCCCAGCCCGTTCTGCATCATGGACGAGGTGGACGCGCCGCTCGATGAATCGAATATCGGGCGGTTGACGGCGCTGCTGAAGGACAT
The nucleotide sequence above comes from Clostridia bacterium. Encoded proteins:
- a CDS encoding chromosome segregation protein SMC, translating into VRARIEALGPVNAQANEEYEEAQQRHDFLSAQRQDLLDSIRDTERAIQDIDVISRQKFAEAFEAINGNFRVAFQTLFGGGTGEMRLTDAENINESGIDIVASPPGKKLQNVLLLSGGEKALAAVALLMAIFRYQPSPFCIMDEVDAPLDESNIGRLTALLKDMSLQTQFVLITHSKKTMEAAQSMYGVTMQEPGVSKLVSVKFQAAQDMATVQ